One part of the Thermococcus radiotolerans genome encodes these proteins:
- a CDS encoding monovalent cation/H+ antiporter subunit E has product MSFIAVFIWSFLLWLVLTGGSKGLLWSPEELIAGLIFSGVIALTTKDIIGEKASRFLNPAKWVGFVIYAIGPLFWGMVRANLDVAYRVITGKIKPGIVRVPVELENDTQYTILSNSITLTPGTLTVDACPEEKALYVHWINVTEKEPESSKVIAGSFEKWARRLGR; this is encoded by the coding sequence ATGAGTTTCATCGCTGTATTCATTTGGTCATTCCTGCTCTGGTTAGTACTTACTGGGGGCAGTAAGGGATTACTCTGGAGTCCCGAAGAACTCATCGCGGGACTGATATTCTCGGGAGTGATCGCTTTAACAACCAAGGACATCATAGGCGAGAAGGCATCCCGCTTCCTCAACCCGGCGAAGTGGGTCGGCTTCGTAATCTATGCCATCGGGCCTCTGTTCTGGGGCATGGTCAGGGCGAACCTCGACGTTGCCTACCGCGTCATAACGGGCAAGATAAAGCCCGGAATCGTTCGCGTTCCGGTTGAGCTTGAAAACGACACCCAGTACACGATTCTCAGCAACTCGATAACCCTCACCCCCGGAACGCTCACCGTGGACGCGTGCCCCGAAGAGAAGGCCCTCTACGTCCACTGGATAAACGTCACCGAGAAGGAGCCGGAGAGCTCCAAGGTCATAGCGGGTTCATTTGAAAAATGGGCGAGGAGGCTGGGAAGATGA
- a CDS encoding cation:proton antiporter produces MMAPEFFYAAIIVMIGAFLALLRVFFGPSVPDRVVGVDTLNTLIVAGMVLLGAAYDRTIYIDIAIVYALLSYVGTLAIAKYLQGGLE; encoded by the coding sequence ATGATGGCACCGGAGTTCTTCTATGCCGCGATTATAGTCATGATCGGGGCGTTCCTGGCCCTGCTCAGGGTGTTCTTCGGACCGAGCGTGCCCGACAGGGTAGTCGGAGTCGACACCCTCAACACGCTGATCGTTGCTGGAATGGTTCTCCTCGGAGCGGCCTACGACAGGACGATATACATCGATATCGCCATCGTCTACGCCCTTCTGAGCTACGTGGGGACCCTGGCCATAGCCAAGTACCTCCAGGGGGGGTTGGAATGA
- the mnhG gene encoding monovalent cation/H(+) antiporter subunit G: MSAVTYVIYAFLAINITFNLLGSFSLHRFPDVYTRLHGATKCTTFGTIFAVLAVVVHAAYQLHLTGDPKYLQMALHSLVALIALLLTNPTGAHAIAKAAHLSGYKPVKAVIDAYEDKLRGGAE, translated from the coding sequence ATGAGTGCGGTCACCTACGTCATCTACGCCTTCCTTGCGATAAACATCACGTTCAACCTGCTGGGCAGCTTCTCGCTCCACAGGTTCCCGGACGTCTACACCAGACTCCACGGAGCGACCAAGTGCACCACCTTTGGCACTATCTTCGCGGTTCTGGCGGTGGTGGTTCACGCCGCCTACCAGCTCCATCTCACCGGCGACCCCAAGTATCTCCAGATGGCGCTTCACAGCCTCGTTGCCCTGATAGCACTGCTCCTCACGAACCCGACCGGAGCGCACGCGATAGCCAAGGCGGCCCATCTGAGCGGCTACAAGCCGGTCAAAGCCGTCATTGACGCGTACGAAGACAAGCTCAGGGGTGGTGCCGAATGA
- a CDS encoding DUF4040 domain-containing protein, with the protein MNALSMDMVIQFGILLGVLVAAYITITMRDLLSAAIASAAMSLLLSLEFYMLHAPDVAIAEAAVGAGVVTAIVVYGIAKTERWEREGP; encoded by the coding sequence ATGAACGCCCTTTCGATGGACATGGTCATACAGTTCGGAATACTCCTCGGCGTGCTGGTGGCGGCCTACATCACGATAACGATGAGAGACCTGCTCAGCGCGGCCATCGCTTCCGCCGCCATGAGCCTGCTCCTCAGCCTGGAGTTCTACATGCTCCACGCTCCAGATGTTGCGATAGCCGAGGCCGCGGTCGGAGCCGGCGTCGTGACAGCTATAGTCGTGTACGGAATAGCCAAAACGGAGAGATGGGAGCGTGAGGGACCATGA
- the mbhE gene encoding hydrogen gas-evolving membrane-bound hydrogenase subunit E: MKRTFGALALLFLLGVLLVVASPSTGIKFGLGGEDWKAYRYTDQYYIEHGVDEVGGTNIVTDIVFDYRGYDTLGEATVLFTAIAGAVALLRPWRRDENE; this comes from the coding sequence ATGAAGAGGACTTTCGGAGCTCTCGCACTGCTGTTCCTCCTCGGAGTGCTGCTCGTCGTTGCGAGTCCTTCAACCGGAATAAAGTTCGGCCTCGGCGGTGAGGACTGGAAGGCCTACCGCTACACCGACCAGTACTACATCGAGCACGGCGTGGATGAGGTCGGCGGAACCAACATAGTCACCGACATAGTCTTCGACTACCGTGGCTACGATACCCTCGGAGAGGCTACCGTTCTCTTCACAGCCATAGCAGGAGCGGTTGCACTTCTCAGGCCCTGGAGGAGGGATGAAAATGAGTAA
- a CDS encoding Na(+)/H(+) antiporter subunit B — MSKARDMGLIVKTTARATIPLIGIFGAYVVSHGHLTPGGGFQGGATIAGAGILFLIAFGLGEMKRRYNHHLYSALEGLGGLVFLGAAMLGLGVAFFYNTLWHSGPVFNGQPGTLLSAGYLPVMNLVVGLKVFAGLVSAMVAIAAFRRWKE, encoded by the coding sequence ATGAGTAAGGCGCGTGACATGGGACTAATTGTTAAGACCACCGCGAGGGCAACCATCCCGCTTATTGGAATCTTCGGTGCCTACGTGGTCTCACACGGTCACCTTACGCCGGGAGGCGGCTTCCAGGGAGGAGCGACCATAGCGGGAGCCGGGATACTGTTCCTCATAGCCTTCGGGCTTGGCGAGATGAAGAGGCGCTACAACCACCACCTCTACTCGGCCCTCGAAGGTCTGGGCGGCCTGGTCTTCCTTGGAGCGGCCATGCTCGGACTGGGAGTTGCGTTCTTCTACAACACTCTCTGGCACAGTGGACCTGTCTTCAACGGCCAGCCTGGAACGCTGCTCTCTGCCGGATACCTGCCGGTAATGAACCTCGTCGTGGGACTGAAGGTCTTCGCGGGACTGGTCAGCGCGATGGTCGCCATAGCGGCGTTCAGGAGGTGGAAAGAATGA
- a CDS encoding NADH-quinone oxidoreductase subunit K, whose amino-acid sequence MIPFQFITAFLLIAMGIYALLYKRNLIKLILALNIIDAGIHLLLISFGYRIEAGQIPTAPIYTGYETVKSAMVAPIPQALTLTSIVIGVCVLSLAMALTINAYRHYGSLDVNKLRRLRG is encoded by the coding sequence ATGATACCGTTCCAGTTCATCACTGCCTTTCTGCTCATAGCCATGGGAATCTACGCCCTCCTCTACAAGAGGAACCTCATCAAGCTCATACTGGCCCTCAACATCATCGATGCGGGCATACACCTGCTCCTCATAAGCTTCGGATACCGCATAGAGGCGGGCCAGATACCGACGGCGCCAATCTACACGGGCTACGAGACGGTAAAGAGCGCAATGGTCGCCCCGATTCCACAGGCGCTCACGCTCACCAGCATAGTCATCGGCGTCTGCGTTCTCTCGCTGGCGATGGCCCTCACGATAAACGCCTACAGGCACTACGGAAGCCTCGACGTTAACAAGCTCAGGAGGTTGAGAGGATGA
- a CDS encoding proton-conducting transporter transmembrane domain-containing protein produces MNGLIPYLIIVPLLGAFALPIVGLAGRKARELWAILITGITLGVAAGLFKEVWESGEILVYTLGAKSPLGNGVPFPIRIVWEVDPISALFALMVTFIAFVAVLYSSEYMRHDTGLEKYYALVLVLEVGMLGIAITGDLFNFYVFLEIMSIASYALVAFRNDTWEGIEAGIKYMFVGSLASSFILLGIVLLYGQYGTLTMAYLAKMIAENPTFTAKVALGLLAGGLLFKSGAVPVHMWLADAHPAAPSSISAMLSGLVIKIGGTYALARLAFSVFSAGISTRTIGWIIIFFACVTLIVGNAMAIIQTDMKRLFAFSSVGQIGYILLGIGIGLAAYGSDVGQVALAGAIYHTVNHAIMKALLFLVAGVVIHQLGTKNLNELSGIARKMPVTSFAFLVGAAAIIGLPPLNGFASKWLIYESSALFNPFLAAVAVIGTAFCTAAYIRVLFTFFGRPSERVMKAREPGKAMLVPMLILVVAIIVMGLFPWAISDKVMLPAAKTLENIGAYVSAVLGGA; encoded by the coding sequence ATGAACGGGCTGATCCCATACCTCATCATAGTCCCTCTCCTTGGAGCATTCGCGCTGCCCATAGTAGGCCTCGCGGGAAGGAAGGCCAGAGAGCTGTGGGCGATACTCATCACCGGCATCACCCTCGGCGTCGCGGCCGGACTGTTCAAAGAAGTCTGGGAGAGCGGCGAGATACTCGTCTACACCCTCGGAGCGAAGAGCCCCCTTGGAAACGGCGTGCCGTTCCCGATAAGGATAGTGTGGGAGGTAGACCCTATCAGTGCTCTCTTCGCCCTGATGGTGACCTTCATAGCCTTCGTGGCCGTGCTCTACTCCAGCGAGTACATGAGACACGACACGGGGCTTGAGAAGTACTACGCCCTGGTCCTCGTCCTCGAGGTCGGCATGCTCGGCATAGCCATAACCGGCGACCTCTTCAACTTCTACGTCTTCCTGGAGATAATGAGCATAGCGAGCTATGCCCTCGTCGCATTCAGGAACGACACCTGGGAGGGCATCGAGGCGGGAATAAAGTACATGTTCGTCGGCTCGCTGGCCAGCTCGTTCATCCTCCTCGGCATAGTGCTCCTCTACGGCCAGTACGGAACGCTGACTATGGCGTATCTGGCCAAGATGATAGCCGAGAACCCGACCTTTACAGCCAAGGTGGCCCTCGGCCTCCTCGCGGGCGGACTGCTCTTCAAGAGCGGCGCCGTTCCGGTGCACATGTGGCTCGCAGACGCACACCCGGCCGCTCCGAGCTCGATCAGCGCCATGCTCTCGGGTCTCGTCATCAAGATAGGCGGCACCTACGCCCTGGCGAGGCTCGCCTTCAGCGTCTTCAGCGCCGGAATCAGCACCAGAACTATCGGCTGGATAATCATATTCTTCGCCTGCGTGACCCTCATAGTCGGAAACGCTATGGCCATAATCCAGACCGACATGAAGAGGCTCTTCGCCTTCTCCAGCGTCGGTCAGATCGGCTACATCCTCCTCGGCATAGGAATCGGCCTCGCCGCGTACGGAAGCGACGTTGGCCAGGTCGCCCTTGCCGGAGCGATATACCACACCGTGAACCACGCGATAATGAAGGCCCTCCTCTTCCTCGTCGCGGGAGTGGTCATACACCAGCTTGGAACCAAGAACCTCAACGAGCTGAGCGGAATAGCCAGAAAGATGCCGGTCACGAGCTTCGCATTCCTGGTAGGCGCGGCTGCGATAATCGGCCTTCCGCCGCTCAACGGCTTCGCGAGCAAGTGGCTCATCTACGAGAGCTCGGCGCTCTTCAACCCGTTCCTCGCGGCGGTAGCGGTCATAGGCACGGCCTTCTGTACCGCCGCCTACATCAGGGTGCTCTTCACGTTCTTCGGAAGGCCCAGCGAGAGGGTCATGAAGGCCAGAGAGCCAGGAAAGGCCATGCTCGTGCCAATGCTCATACTGGTGGTGGCAATAATCGTCATGGGACTCTTCCCATGGGCCATCAGCGACAAGGTCATGCTTCCGGCGGCAAAGACTCTGGAGAACATAGGTGCCTACGTTTCGGCGGTGCTGGGGGGTGCGTGA
- a CDS encoding hydrogenase translates to MFGYWDALYFIYVFAIGLLISYALYKWAERSSTGTRRTGDGTKIFLSGEDQDAVIPQFEHFQGYVTGRHVMWGLIRGIHRMFLVFRREHTGLLSDYISYLLVTTAIIVGALIVWG, encoded by the coding sequence ATGTTTGGCTACTGGGATGCACTCTACTTCATCTACGTCTTCGCCATAGGCCTGCTCATCTCGTACGCCCTTTACAAGTGGGCCGAGCGCTCCAGCACGGGAACGAGGAGAACCGGCGATGGAACGAAGATATTCCTCAGCGGTGAGGACCAGGACGCGGTTATTCCGCAGTTCGAGCACTTCCAGGGCTACGTCACCGGAAGGCACGTCATGTGGGGCCTCATAAGGGGAATCCACAGGATGTTCCTGGTCTTCCGCAGGGAGCACACCGGGCTGCTGAGCGACTACATCAGCTACCTGCTCGTCACGACCGCGATAATCGTGGGAGCACTAATAGTGTGGGGGTGA
- a CDS encoding NADH-quinone oxidoreductase subunit B family protein, which yields MAIKVTRAEIDVSSNSSERERLEREISKLCRYIGRSPWVFHVNSGSCNGCDIEIIAALTPRYDAERFGVKLVGTPRHADILLVTGPVTDQSLERVKLVYEQTPDPKVVIAVGACPTGGSVFFESPFTNAPLDKHIAVDVFVPGCPPRPEAILYGVVLGLKKLIERIEGRR from the coding sequence ATGGCGATTAAGGTTACAAGGGCAGAGATCGATGTCAGTTCAAACTCCTCGGAGCGCGAGAGGCTTGAGAGGGAGATATCAAAGCTCTGCAGATACATAGGGCGCTCACCCTGGGTGTTCCACGTGAACAGCGGCAGCTGCAACGGCTGCGACATTGAAATAATAGCCGCGTTAACACCGAGGTACGACGCCGAGCGCTTCGGTGTGAAGCTCGTCGGAACGCCAAGGCACGCCGACATACTGCTCGTAACTGGACCGGTGACCGACCAGAGCCTTGAGAGGGTCAAGCTGGTCTACGAGCAGACGCCGGACCCCAAAGTCGTCATAGCCGTCGGAGCCTGCCCCACCGGCGGAAGCGTGTTCTTCGAGAGCCCGTTCACCAACGCTCCACTGGACAAGCACATAGCGGTGGACGTCTTCGTGCCCGGCTGCCCGCCGAGGCCCGAGGCGATACTCTACGGCGTTGTTCTCGGCCTGAAGAAGCTGATAGAGAGAATTGAAGGTAGGAGGTAG
- a CDS encoding NADH-quinone oxidoreductase subunit C codes for MNVDEFIKIFGERFPEAEVRVSENKMPHPKRRVWVEIGRERFHDAMKFIKELDPKAQFSIIIGIDAGDRLLAKYHMEMFWEEGESLSLVIGTSVPKDDPKLPTVTDIFPSALPYERENQEFLGLFFEGIPDPRRLFLPDDFPEGIYPLRLDETGIKPEMVKNAGHPYKIKKEGSK; via the coding sequence ATGAACGTTGATGAATTCATCAAGATCTTTGGCGAGAGGTTCCCCGAGGCCGAGGTAAGGGTGAGCGAGAACAAGATGCCCCACCCGAAGAGGCGCGTCTGGGTCGAGATAGGCAGGGAGAGGTTCCACGACGCCATGAAGTTCATCAAGGAGCTCGATCCGAAGGCCCAGTTCTCTATCATAATAGGGATAGACGCAGGTGATAGACTGCTCGCCAAGTACCACATGGAAATGTTCTGGGAGGAGGGGGAGAGCCTGTCGCTCGTCATAGGCACGAGCGTTCCCAAGGACGACCCCAAACTACCAACGGTCACGGACATCTTCCCGAGCGCGCTGCCCTACGAGAGGGAGAACCAAGAGTTCCTCGGGCTGTTCTTCGAGGGAATCCCCGACCCAAGGAGGCTCTTCCTGCCCGACGACTTCCCGGAGGGAATCTACCCGCTGAGGCTCGACGAGACCGGAATCAAGCCCGAGATGGTGAAGAACGCAGGACATCCGTACAAAATCAAAAAGGAGGGCTCGAAATGA